A window of the Deinococcus malanensis genome harbors these coding sequences:
- a CDS encoding DUF6884 domain-containing protein, protein MPSTLVIVPCGQKKVWSKHPHIGAVRADEAYTGTPFIVNREYARRIGDEWVVLSAKYGFIAPAFLIPEPYEVTFNKRRTGPIAVEVLRQQVVAQDLLRFDRVIGLGGIEYRKVIELAFLDSAVELEFPFAGRPLGYALQATKQALPESANHHAVVSGQLRG, encoded by the coding sequence ATGCCCAGCACTTTGGTCATCGTGCCCTGCGGACAAAAAAAGGTCTGGTCGAAACATCCTCACATCGGAGCAGTGCGAGCAGACGAGGCCTATACGGGAACACCGTTTATCGTCAACCGGGAGTACGCTCGCCGCATCGGGGACGAGTGGGTCGTGCTGAGCGCCAAATATGGGTTCATTGCCCCTGCGTTCCTGATTCCGGAACCGTACGAGGTGACCTTCAACAAGCGGCGAACAGGTCCTATCGCCGTTGAGGTCCTGCGCCAGCAAGTGGTGGCCCAGGACCTCCTACGCTTTGACAGGGTGATCGGGCTGGGCGGCATTGAGTATCGCAAGGTGATTGAACTGGCCTTCTTAGACAGTGCAGTGGAACTGGAATTCCCGTTTGCCGGGCGCCCGCTCGGCTACGCCCTCCAGGCGACCAAGCAGGCGCTCCCGGAAAGCGCGAACCACCATGCGGTCGTTTCCGGGCAACTCAGAGGATGA